TATGTGGGCAAATATAAAAGTGTGTGATACATGGTAATCGCACAAGGTTGAGGATAGAATATGTTGATAATATCATGATGATATTCTTAAATATTGAAACTAAACCATTATGTTTAAATATTGACTTAAAAAAAGTTATGTGTAGCCAAAGCAGTGATATTATAAAAGAAAATGATTTTTGCCAATTAGTGGGGGAGGTGATTTTATCACTActcttaaaataaaaatttacctAGAACAAATATTTTTAACAACTAAGATAATTTCATCAAGAAAAGGTATTTTGACAAAATATTATTCTTCATGTCAAAACACATTCATGGCAGAGTTAAAGGACCAACTAAAAAATGCCAAGGAAATTAGGTGTGGGCAAAGTTTGGGCAAATCCGAAATCCAAACCGAAATccgaattttttaaatttttagattaCGGGTTGGATTTtagatttaatttttaaaatttttggattTCGGATTGGATATTGGATTTGGTACTTCGGATTTTTGGATAtctaaaaattcgaaatttttatactttatatttagtccATTATCCATATGCCAGTAGTAATAAGTTCAATACCCTACCCATTAAATATTATCtaatatattcaatattaattactaagttactaTCATGATACTTTATATTTGGATATGATTTTACTATTGCTGCTTCTTATCGATCGTATTAATGtctatgttgtattttattaataataattttattacttgaatactttatttgAATAATTGCgtcaaaaataaaaaacttttcaggcaatttaacatgagtattttatttgaatatttatttttctaaaaaataaaaacatctcaacttatacctcaaaatcaaaaattcataatatcCAAACCGATTAATCTGAAATCGAACTTAAAAAATTCAATCCTATCTGAACTTATTTTAATTAGATTTGGATTATCCGAAATACGAAAATGCAAATCGAAATGTTCATATCCAATTCGAACCGACCAAACGACGGCGGAAATGTGTTCATGTTTGAGGACGAATAGTTGATGAATCTAAACGAGGGCTCAAAAGCAAATTCTATCAAAACATTAGCCAATGAGTCAATAACCCGAATTCTTTGTTTCCTGGGACGAATGAAAAAGACAGCAACTGCTGCTCTGGGGTTTAGGGTTACTGTGCTTTAGCTGACAAAAAACTAGCTAAAATGAAAACTTTAGTTCTCCCTTCTTCTTCCTCACAGATTCCACCATGGCTAATCCTCTTTTGCAGACGCCATCTTTGCACTTCTTCAATCTCATCGTCACTAATGAATCAACACCCACAAATTCCTGAACTTTCCCCCTCAGATTCTCTTGAAAAACCCATCTTAAACCCTCAAGATTCTGAAAAGCTTGTACCTTTACATGACATTGACCATTCTTGTGACAGACCCAATTCAGAAGATGGTGGGTTTACCAAGAATCATGTAGTTGATGTGCTTTTGAGCCACAGAGATGACCCTGATTCAGCTTATAGGTATTTCCAAACTGCTAGGCAACAAAGGGGTTTTTTGCATACTAAATCTGACCCTTTCTTTGTTTTGTTGCACATATTAGTAAGTTCTACAATGCATCAACATAAAGCTCGACGCTTGCTTGATAATTATGCTTTTAGTGACTCTGGTCCCTCTGCTACTGTTATTTTTAATGGTTTAGTTAATTCTTGTAAGGCTTTTGATTTCGAGTTAAATCCTCGTGTTTTTAATTTCTTGATAAATAGTTGTGTGAAAGTTAATGGATTGAATGATGCAATTGATTGTTTCAATGGGATGGTTGAACTTGATATAATGCCGTGGATCCCGATTATGAACAAGCTTTTGAAGGCATTGGTGAGGCAGGACATGATTGGAGTAGCGCGAGATTTGTATGCTGATGTAGTGTCTAGAGGAATCTGTTATGATTGTCGTACTGTGCATATTTTGATGGCTGCTTGTCTGAGAGAAATGAAAATGGAGGAGGCGGTACGGATTTTTAAGGAGGCTAAGATGAGTGGGATTAAGCTTGACGCGGGGTTGTATAGCCTTTGTGTTTATGTCGCTTGTAAGGAGCAGAATCTAAGTTTCGCGTTGGAGTTGTTGGGTGAGATGAAAGACAGGGGTTGGGTTCCTTCTGAGGGCACTTATGTGAACATAATTTCCACTTGCGTGAAGCAAAGGAATATGGTTGAGGCATTAAGGCTCAAGGATGAAATGCTTAGTAATGGGCATCCGATGAACTTGGTGGTTGCAACATGTTTGATGAAAGGGTATCATGTGCAGGGAAATTTATCGAGTGCGTTGGATTTGTTCGACAAACTGGCCTTGTATGGACTCACTCCGAGCCAGGTAACATATGCAGTTTTAATAGAAGGCTGCTGTAAAAATGGGAATATTGAAAAAGCAGTAGAAATTTACAGGCAAATGAAACTTGCAGGTATCAAGCCTAATGTTTATGTTGAGAATTCCTTAATAAAGGGTTTTTTGAGTGTTAACTTGTTAGATGAAGCAATGAATGTATTTGATGAGGCAATAAATTCGGGGACGGCCAATGTTTTCGTTTACAATAATATAATAGCCTGGTTTTGTAAGAAGGGTCAAATGGACGAGGCTCAAAACGTATGGGATAAGATGGTCGATAATGGAGTCGTACCTTCTATAGCTTCGTTCAACAATATGATTCTTGGAAATTGCAGAAATGGGAATATGGACAAAGCATTGGATTTGTTCTCTAAGTTGCCAGAAAGGCTGTTGAAACCTAATGTTGTAACATATAGCATTTTGATTGACGGATATTTCAGAAAAGGCGACGTTGATAAAGCGGGGAACATGTTTGATCAAATGGTCTCTTCAGGAATTGCCCCTACTGACTACACATTCAATACCATAATAAGTGGTCTATCTAAAGCCGGCAAATTGTCAGAGGCAAAAGATTTGCTTAAAAAAATTGTTGCAGGAGGTCTCCTTCCAACATGCATGTCTTACAATAGCCTAATAGATGGATTTTTGAAGGAAGATGATGTCACTTCAGCATTGGCTGTTTACAGAGAGTTGTGCGATAGTGGGATTTCCCCAGATGTTGTAACTTACACAACTTTAATTGATGGGTTCTGCAAAAGCAATAACATTGATCTTGCTTTAAAAATGCTGAATGAGATGAGAAATAGAGAAATTAAGTTAGATGTTATTGCGTATGCTGTCCTTATAGATGGCTTTTGCAAAAGAAGAGACATGAAAAGTGCGTCTGAACTTTTTGATGAAATCCTTCAAGTTGGTCTCTCTCCTAACCTATTTGTGTATAACAGCATGATAAGTGGGTTTAGAAATGTAAATAATATGGAAGCAGCACTAGTCTTGCGTGATAGGATGATCAGTGAAGGCGTTACATGTGATTTGGAAACATACACCACTTTGATTGATGGGCTTTTAAAGGACGGAAAAATAGTTATGGCGTCCGATTTGTTCACCGAGATGCTTGGAAAGGGTATAATGCCTGATGACATCACATATACTGTTCTTGTACACGGTCTTTGCAATAAAGGTCAGGTTGAGAATGCGCACAAGGTCTTAGAGGAGATGTGTAAAAAGAGTACGACTCCTAATGTTCTGATTTATAATACACTAATTGCTGGATACTTCAAGGAGGGAAATTTGCAAGAGGCATTTAGGTTGCATGATGAGATGCTTGACAAAGGTCTTAAGCCCGACGATGCAACCTATGATATTCTTGTAAGTGGATCATTCAGAGGAAACAGTTTCGCTCTTGATACTTCATTGCCGCAATGAACCAGATACCCTCTAGCATGCCTGTTTTAAATTCTTGAAGAGATATATTGTCCCTTGGATTTCATTCTTGTCACATGTCTCTGCTGTCTGCAAGGTAAACTGAACTTGCTAACTAGTTTTTACAGTGAAACGAGTTAGATACCGATGAATTTTGGGTTCACTATGACCATTCATTTCTATATGTATAATCTCTTAGGTTGACAGCTTTAATGGTTGGGTTCCAATGAACTGCTTTCGCGTCACCGCTTGAGTCCCTCAAGTCCCTCGAAGGTATGTATTCTAGTTCATCTTTCTAAGATTGTCACCTTTTGCATTCATAAAAGAGAGGGTGGGGTTGGggggaaatcaaaagagaaacagAATTTTCCGCTGATTCATAATTTCATTGAATGGTTTTATCTGATTTGGATATGAACTTGGGTCTTCTAAAATCTTGAAATTGAACCGACGAGTTCAAGCTGTCTGGTAAATGTGGTCAATAAGTAAACAACTGGATCTTTGTTTTTTCTTTGGTAAATTTTAATAGTTTAATTTGGAGATACTCGAGGTGTGCTAGTGCTGCATCGTCTTATTTGGACCTTTTTTGATAGGTAAGCTTATTTTTATTAACAAAAAAGCACTATTACTGAGTGCTGGATATTCACAGAGGAGATTGCAGCAAAAAACTCAGCTCCCTATTTATTCAGCTGAGGAGCTGCGGAAATTAATAAGCTATCTACCCATTTACTATCTGCATCTTACACCAAAAATCCGGAAAAAGAAAGTCATTTTACTTTTAAGCTATGAATATTCTCTCATCTGCTTGCGGAAAATCTCAATTCTCTTTCTTTCCCAAATGATTGACTATAAATAGGGTGGGTTAGTGTCCCAAATCTTCCTTCTGTTTTTACCTATAACTTTCCTTGTCCAGCTATGCAGCTGTTCCTGCTGTTTT
The DNA window shown above is from Nicotiana tomentosiformis chromosome 8, ASM39032v3, whole genome shotgun sequence and carries:
- the LOC104108136 gene encoding pentatricopeptide repeat-containing protein At3g54980, mitochondrial-like produces the protein MKTLVLPSSSSQIPPWLILFCRRHLCTSSISSSLMNQHPQIPELSPSDSLEKPILNPQDSEKLVPLHDIDHSCDRPNSEDGGFTKNHVVDVLLSHRDDPDSAYRYFQTARQQRGFLHTKSDPFFVLLHILVSSTMHQHKARRLLDNYAFSDSGPSATVIFNGLVNSCKAFDFELNPRVFNFLINSCVKVNGLNDAIDCFNGMVELDIMPWIPIMNKLLKALVRQDMIGVARDLYADVVSRGICYDCRTVHILMAACLREMKMEEAVRIFKEAKMSGIKLDAGLYSLCVYVACKEQNLSFALELLGEMKDRGWVPSEGTYVNIISTCVKQRNMVEALRLKDEMLSNGHPMNLVVATCLMKGYHVQGNLSSALDLFDKLALYGLTPSQVTYAVLIEGCCKNGNIEKAVEIYRQMKLAGIKPNVYVENSLIKGFLSVNLLDEAMNVFDEAINSGTANVFVYNNIIAWFCKKGQMDEAQNVWDKMVDNGVVPSIASFNNMILGNCRNGNMDKALDLFSKLPERLLKPNVVTYSILIDGYFRKGDVDKAGNMFDQMVSSGIAPTDYTFNTIISGLSKAGKLSEAKDLLKKIVAGGLLPTCMSYNSLIDGFLKEDDVTSALAVYRELCDSGISPDVVTYTTLIDGFCKSNNIDLALKMLNEMRNREIKLDVIAYAVLIDGFCKRRDMKSASELFDEILQVGLSPNLFVYNSMISGFRNVNNMEAALVLRDRMISEGVTCDLETYTTLIDGLLKDGKIVMASDLFTEMLGKGIMPDDITYTVLVHGLCNKGQVENAHKVLEEMCKKSTTPNVLIYNTLIAGYFKEGNLQEAFRLHDEMLDKGLKPDDATYDILVSGSFRGNSFALDTSLPQ